TCGCATGCCGTCGTAGCCTTTGGCGACTCTATCACCGATGGATTCCATTCTTCGCTCGACAAGAATATGCAGTGGCCCAGCCAGTTCGCTGCACGCCTTCAGGCAAACGCTGCAACGTCTCATCTGGCGGTGGTCAACGAGGGTATCGGAGGCAATCGTGTCCTCCACGATGCAAAGCTCTATGGTGTGAATGCTCTCGCGCGTCTTGACCGTGATGTTTTTGCGCAGGACGGCGTCAGGTATCTGACCGTTCTCGAAAGCATCAATGACCTGGGCTTCCCTCACGCCGTCGGCGGTCACGGAGATCAGGAAGTCACAGCGCAGCAGTTGATTGCCGGACTCAGGCAGATCATCCTTCGCGCGCATGCGCACGGCATCCTGGTGTTCGGCTGCACATTGACGCCGTATCAGGGTGCTGATTACTACAGCACAGAAGGAGAGGCCAAAAGGGAAGCCATCAATCACTGGGTTCGCACCAGCGGTGCCTTTGATGGTGTCATTGACTTCGACAAGGCGGTGCGCGGTCCTAAGCACCCAGAGAGAATGCTCGCTGCTTACGACAGCGGAGATCATCTCCACCCCAACGATGCTGGCTATCAGGCCATGGCAAAGTCCATCGATCTATCTATGTTTGAAACGCGATGAGATCGTGTCTTCCCAAGAGGGCTGTTCAATAGAGATGCCCCGGATATGGTCTCATCCGGGGCATCATCTTCTGCCGATTCCTATTCTTGTACGACGGCTTTCACCAGGTTCCGCGGGTTGTCGACGTCAATGCCTCGCAAAATCGCGCTGAAGTAGGCCAGCAACTGAAGTGGAATCACCTCCAGCAGGGGCAAAAGATATTCACTCGTGGCGGGAATCGCAAAGGTGTGAGGCGTAATCTCAGCAATCGCTGTATCGCCTTCCGTTACCAGTGCAACCATCTGCGCGTTCTGCGCCTGCATATCGCGCATCAGCTGCAAGGTTTTCTCATAGCGCAAAATCGAGTCAGGATCCTCACGATCGACCGTCGCCAGAATCACCAGCGGTGCCTCCTGACTCACGAGCGCATTGGGCCCGTGCTTCAACTCGCCCGCCGGATATCCTTCCGCCTGCACATACGCAGACTCTTTCAGCTTCAACGCGCCTTCTCTCGCAATGGCATAATGAATGCCACGCCCGAGGTAAAGCAGCGTCTTGGCAGAACTGAATTGGCCGGCTAGCTCCTTGGCCTTGGCTTCCCACGCGGGCAGCGCAGCTTCCAGCGCCGGTATGATTGCGGCCAGCTGCTCGCAACGCCCAGAGACGGCCTGCGTCGTCATACGGCCGCGAAGCCGCGCAACCGCGAGTGTGAGCAGATAAAGTGTCGCAAGCTGCGTGGTAAAGCTCTTGGTTGCGGGAATTGCCTTCTCTTTGCCAGCCCAGGTCGGCAGGGAAGCATCCGCCTCGCTCGCCATGGTCGATTCGGCATAGTTGGTAATCGCCACAGTGGCCAGTTCCCGTGCTCTCGCTTCACGCAAAGCTGCGAGCGTGTCGGCAGTTTCGCCCGACTGCGAAATCACCAGCACGCAGGGGTCCTGCAGCGTGTGTGTCGAGCGATAGCAGTATTCGCTGGCATATTCGACGTCAACTGCAAGTCCAGCCATATCTTCAAACATGATTTCAGCCGCGAGGCCGGCATGGCGGCTTGAGCCGCTGGCTGCAATGACCAGTCGCTCCCGGCCACGAAAGGCTTCGAGTGCATTCTGAAAAATTGAGCTCTTGAGCTGGTTGCCGTCGAGGTTGTGAGCCAGG
The DNA window shown above is from Acidobacterium capsulatum ATCC 51196 and carries:
- a CDS encoding SGNH/GDSL hydrolase family protein yields the protein MNRVIRYVTSALALLAFMLAVKSPASAQVVTRPHWVATWGAAPQAGNWQDEFQNQTVRMIVHTSLGGSRILVQISNAFGHRSLKIGAAHVALSAGGAKIVSSSDHPLTFSGLSSVVIPPGALEVSDPVELHVPALANLVVSIYVPGRTEPATKHFLGLHTTYISGSGNFTASEVFPTKWTASSYFWLAGVDVEASSQSHAVVAFGDSITDGFHSSLDKNMQWPSQFAARLQANAATSHLAVVNEGIGGNRVLHDAKLYGVNALARLDRDVFAQDGVRYLTVLESINDLGFPHAVGGHGDQEVTAQQLIAGLRQIILRAHAHGILVFGCTLTPYQGADYYSTEGEAKREAINHWVRTSGAFDGVIDFDKAVRGPKHPERMLAAYDSGDHLHPNDAGYQAMAKSIDLSMFETR
- a CDS encoding SIS domain-containing protein, translated to MTTTEARTFAHAMLREIYEQPEALRATLAHNLDGNQLKSSIFQNALEAFRGRERLVIAASGSSRHAGLAAEIMFEDMAGLAVDVEYASEYCYRSTHTLQDPCVLVISQSGETADTLAALREARARELATVAITNYAESTMASEADASLPTWAGKEKAIPATKSFTTQLATLYLLTLAVARLRGRMTTQAVSGRCEQLAAIIPALEAALPAWEAKAKELAGQFSSAKTLLYLGRGIHYAIAREGALKLKESAYVQAEGYPAGELKHGPNALVSQEAPLVILATVDREDPDSILRYEKTLQLMRDMQAQNAQMVALVTEGDTAIAEITPHTFAIPATSEYLLPLLEVIPLQLLAYFSAILRGIDVDNPRNLVKAVVQE